Proteins from a genomic interval of Vreelandella profundi:
- the rng gene encoding ribonuclease G: MSGEVLINLTPMETRVALVENGVLQEALIERSRRRGIVGNIYKGKVVRVLPGMQAAFVDIGLERAAFIHVHEVMPPGTPQDEQQTIAQLLHEGQALVVQATKDPIGSKGARLTTHLSIPSRYLVYMPDSPHHGVSQRIEDEHERERLKALLDASVSEQALEVTGGFIVRTAAEGVGDEELKGDMNFLLRLWRNVSERKVSAAPQTVIYDDLPLFMRTLRDVMRDDIEKVRIDSRENFVKLVEFAEEFMPNAVDRIEYYPGERPIFDLYSVEDEIQKALGRKVQLKSGGYLVIDPTEAMTTIDVNTGGYVGHRNLEETIFKTNLEAATAIARQLRLRNLGGIIIIDFIDMIDVEHQRQVLRVLEKALERDHAKTKCTGVTELGLVQLTRKRTRESLEQTLCEACPTCSGRGTLRTPETVCYEIFREILREERAYSAETYMVLASQSVVDRLLDEESAAVADLETFINKTIRFQVEQHYSQEQYDIVLM; encoded by the coding sequence ATGAGCGGTGAAGTTCTCATCAATTTAACACCAATGGAAACCCGCGTTGCGCTGGTGGAAAATGGCGTTTTGCAAGAGGCACTGATCGAGCGCTCCCGTCGGCGTGGCATCGTGGGCAATATCTACAAAGGCAAAGTGGTGCGCGTGCTGCCGGGTATGCAGGCTGCTTTTGTCGATATTGGCCTTGAGCGTGCCGCTTTCATTCATGTGCACGAAGTGATGCCCCCCGGCACGCCTCAGGATGAACAGCAAACGATCGCTCAGCTGCTGCATGAAGGTCAGGCGCTCGTCGTACAGGCGACCAAAGACCCTATTGGCAGTAAAGGTGCGCGCTTAACCACGCATCTGTCGATTCCTTCGCGCTACTTGGTTTATATGCCTGATTCGCCACACCACGGTGTTTCTCAGCGCATTGAAGATGAGCATGAGCGTGAGCGCTTAAAGGCGCTGTTGGACGCCAGCGTCAGCGAGCAGGCGCTAGAGGTGACGGGCGGTTTTATTGTTCGTACGGCGGCCGAAGGCGTGGGCGACGAAGAGCTTAAAGGCGATATGAATTTTCTGCTGCGGCTATGGCGTAACGTCAGTGAGCGGAAAGTCAGCGCGGCCCCGCAAACCGTTATTTATGATGATCTGCCGCTATTTATGCGCACGCTGCGTGACGTGATGCGTGATGACATCGAAAAAGTGCGTATCGATTCGCGTGAAAATTTTGTCAAGCTAGTCGAGTTTGCTGAAGAGTTCATGCCTAATGCCGTTGATCGCATTGAATATTATCCTGGCGAGCGGCCCATTTTTGATCTTTACAGCGTCGAGGATGAAATTCAAAAGGCGTTGGGTCGTAAGGTACAGCTGAAGTCGGGTGGCTATCTCGTGATTGATCCGACCGAGGCAATGACCACCATCGATGTTAATACCGGCGGCTATGTCGGCCACCGCAATCTTGAAGAGACTATCTTTAAAACCAACCTGGAGGCAGCAACAGCGATTGCTCGCCAGCTTCGGCTACGCAATTTAGGTGGCATCATCATTATCGATTTTATCGATATGATTGACGTTGAACACCAGCGCCAGGTCTTGCGCGTTTTAGAAAAAGCCTTAGAGCGTGATCATGCCAAAACCAAGTGCACGGGCGTCACAGAGCTTGGGCTGGTTCAGCTTACCCGCAAACGTACCCGTGAAAGCTTGGAACAAACACTCTGCGAGGCTTGCCCCACCTGCAGCGGCAGGGGAACGCTGAGAACCCCAGAAACCGTCTGCTACGAAATCTTTCGAGAAATTTTGCGCGAAGAGCGCGCCTACAGTGCTGAAACCTACATGGTGCTTGCCTCGCAGTCAGTTGTTGACCGGTTGCTGGATGAAGAGTCCGCGGCGGTGGCAGACCTGGAAACCTTTATCAACAAAACGATTCGCTTCCAGGTTGAGCAGCACTACTCCCAAGAGCAGTACGATATTGTGCTGATGTAA